TCACCGATCTACCCATCTCCCAAGGTAACACCACCATATTAACTGTCATTGATCGTTTTTCTACGGCATGTTGACTAATACCCCTGTCTAAGCTTCCATCAGCCTTTGAAACCGCAGAACATCTTTTCCATTATGTGTTCCACTACTATGGTTTTcctgaagacattgtctctgaccggGGCCCtcagtttacatcaagggtttGGACAGCTTTCTTTCGACTGCTTAATGTCAATATAAGTCTCACTTCAGGTTATCACCCCCAGTCTAATGGCCAGACGGAATGTCTGAATCAAGAACTCACCAAATTCCTTCGCATGTACTGTCAACAGAATCAAGCCGACTGGAGCCGCTTTCTTCCCTGGGCAGAATATGCGCAGACATCGATCTTCAAACCCTCCACAAAATTGACGCCCTTTCAGTGTATTCTGGGGTTCCAGCCCCCTCTATTTCCATGGTCTGGTGAACCGTCTGATGTACCTGCTGTTAATGACTGGTTTCAGTGTAGTGAGGCTGTTTGGGATCAAGCTCATGTCCATCAACAGTGTGCCATCAACAGGGGAAAGGAACAAGCGGACCACCATCGTTGTCCCAGTCCCAACTACGTTCCAGGACAGTGGATGTGGCTTTCAACCCGGGACCTTTGTCTCCGTCTACCTTGCAAGaagctcagtcccaggtatgtgggtccgTTCAAAATCCTaagacaaatcaatcctgtgtcATATTGCCTCCAATTACCTGCTAATTATCGTATTTCTCCCCCTTTTCATGTCTCTCTGCTGAAACCTGCCAGTGGTCCGAGGGTGGAGGAGGAAGGCGGTGATGC
The genomic region above belongs to Myxocyprinus asiaticus isolate MX2 ecotype Aquarium Trade chromosome 28, UBuf_Myxa_2, whole genome shotgun sequence and contains:
- the LOC127419376 gene encoding uncharacterized protein LOC127419376 is translated as MNACHTCPDNYWQGCYNLYPFHNDLGPTSPLILSPIYPSPKLPSAFETAEHLFHYVFHYYGFPEDIVSDRGPQFTSRVWTAFFRLLNVNISLTSGYHPQSNGQTECLNQELTKFLRMYCQQNQADWSRFLPWAEYAQTSIFKPSTKLTPFQCILGFQPPLFPWSGEPSDVPAVNDWFQCSEAVWDQAHVHQQCAINRGKEQADHHRCPSPNYVPGQWMWLSTRDLCLRLPCKKLSPSGPRVEEEGGDAGPSPMIVDGEEAFLVRDLLDSRCW